AGGCATCGGGAAAAACGATTCACTGGGTGCGGGCTGTGGGGTGTTGGATCGCGCTCGTGAAAGCGCTGATGTCTGCGGCAGGTTACCTCCCCCATCGAACGGTCGGCGCCCGTATGGCCGTCATCCTGTTAACCTTGGGACTCACGCTGGCCGGGTGCCATCGCGTCCCAGAGCCTCTGCCGGATTCCGAACTCGCCGGGGTGTACCGGCTGATCGGCGTTGATGACCAGGACCTTCCTGCCACGTTGGTGCATGGCGGAGCGATCACCGAGGTTCGGTCCGGGACCATGACATTCCGGCGGGATGGGACCTGCGTCAGCGAGACGCGGTTTGTTGCACCGTCGGGGCAAGAGGTCGGGCGCGAGGTGGTGGCCGACGTCACGCGGAGGGGTTCAAGGCTCGAGATGCGCTGGCGTGGGGCGGGGCGTACGGAGGGTGCGATGGCGGGGGATGGTTTCGCGATGCGCAACGAGGGGATGACCTTTCGCTACATCCGGGAAACGCGGTAAGGCGGGAGGCTCCGCGGTTGGAAGGGTTGGGCGAGCAGACGCCGCTTCCCGGCGGGCGGGCGGCTCGATAGGGTTGGCGCGTGACGGTTGAAGAACTTGTGTTGCGGGTCCGGTCGGGTGAGGTGGACACCGTGCTGGTGGGGTTTCCGGATCCGTTCGGTCGGTTGGTGGGGAAGCGGTACCGGGCGGACTTCTTCCTGGAGCACGTGGTGCCGGATGGGACGCACGGGTGCAACTACCTGCTGACAGTGAATCTGGACATGGATCCACTGGACGGGTTTGGGGTGGCCAACTGGGAGGCGGGTTTCGGGGATTTCGAGCTGCGCCCGGATCTGGGGACGCTGCGGGTCCTGCCGTGGCAGACGGCGAGCGCACTGGTGCTGTGCGATTACCGGCGCGGGGATGGGGCGCTGGTGGCGGAGGCGCCGCGTTCGGTGCTGCGGGGTCAGGTGGAGCGACTGAGCGGACGGGGCTATACGGCCTGCTGTGCCACCGAACTGGAGTTCTATCTGTACAACGAGAGTTATCCGGACGCCTTTGCAGGCGGGTACCGGGACCTGACACCGTCGAGCGACTACCGGATCGACTATCATCTCATGCAGCCTGGACGGGATGAACCGATCCTGCGGGCGATCCGGAACCAACTGACGGCGGCGGGGGTGCCGATCGAGAACAGCAAGGGCGAGTGGAGCCGGGGCCAGCACGAGATCAACTTCCGGTACGCGGACCCGGTCGAGATGGCGGACCGGCACACGATCTTCAAGCAGGCGGTCAAGGAGATCGCGTCGCAGCAGGGGAAGAGCATCAGCTTCATGGCGAAGATCGCCCCGGCCGAGGCGGGCAACTCGTGTCACGTGCATCTGAGTCTCTGGAAGGAGGGTCACAATGCGTTCTGGAGCGGCGGGGACGCCGCGGCGGTCGGCGGTCAGCACGGGGCGGCCTCGGGACTGT
The sequence above is drawn from the Verrucomicrobiia bacterium genome and encodes:
- a CDS encoding glutamine synthetase, which encodes MTVEELVLRVRSGEVDTVLVGFPDPFGRLVGKRYRADFFLEHVVPDGTHGCNYLLTVNLDMDPLDGFGVANWEAGFGDFELRPDLGTLRVLPWQTASALVLCDYRRGDGALVAEAPRSVLRGQVERLSGRGYTACCATELEFYLYNESYPDAFAGGYRDLTPSSDYRIDYHLMQPGRDEPILRAIRNQLTAAGVPIENSKGEWSRGQHEINFRYADPVEMADRHTIFKQAVKEIASQQGKSISFMAKIAPAEAGNSCHVHLSLWKEGHNAFWSGGDAAAVGGQHGAASGLFRQALGGLMKYAPELSLFFAPTINSYKRYQPGSWAPTRMAWATDNRTTGFRIVGHGKSFRIENRMPGADANPYLALAATLAGALAGMEEGLDCGEEYRGNAYTDVRLPRLPATFRDATDLFERSSLARTAFGDAVVDFYVRHARLEQQAFDDAVTDWEKRRYFEQI